A single Thermoanaerobacterium sp. RBIITD DNA region contains:
- a CDS encoding DUF6873 family GME fold protein, whose translation MIKLYLKYPYLPDRKINVAVIDGREKKLSNILNRLGIKTVLTEKHNFLYEAISYHPDIILHNAGDGDIVVAPGLSSNFISNLKSLNLNVVFGHNILCRNYPGNIAYNVARLGNYAFHNLRYTDPVLRNILEKKGVKFIDVRQGYTKCNIAIIDEYSFITSDMGIYKIATKNGFDCLLIEQGDIRLEGFDYGFIGGASGLISKDVFCITGDIKYHRNHRKIIDFLKYKNKELIFLTSNQIKDIGSIIPLY comes from the coding sequence ATGATTAAATTGTATTTAAAATATCCATATTTACCAGATCGTAAAATAAATGTTGCTGTAATTGATGGGCGTGAAAAAAAGTTGAGCAATATACTAAATAGATTAGGCATTAAAACAGTTTTAACTGAAAAACACAATTTTTTGTACGAAGCAATTTCATATCATCCTGATATTATTTTACATAATGCTGGTGATGGTGATATAGTCGTCGCACCTGGTTTAAGTTCTAACTTTATATCCAATTTAAAAAGTTTAAATTTAAACGTTGTCTTTGGACATAATATATTATGTAGAAACTATCCAGGAAATATAGCATATAATGTAGCAAGACTGGGTAATTACGCTTTTCACAATTTAAGATATACTGATCCTGTATTAAGAAATATATTGGAGAAAAAAGGAGTTAAATTTATAGATGTTAGACAAGGCTATACAAAATGCAACATCGCCATAATTGATGAGTATAGTTTTATAACATCTGATATGGGAATATACAAAATTGCTACAAAAAATGGATTTGATTGCCTTTTAATTGAACAAGGTGATATAAGACTTGAAGGTTTTGACTATGGTTTTATTGGTGGTGCTTCAGGACTAATATCTAAGGATGTTTTTTGTATTACAGGTGATATAAAATATCACAGAAATCATAGGAAAATAATTGACTTTTTAAAATATAAAAACAAAGAATTAATTTTTTTAACATCAAACCAAATAAAAGACATCGGTTCCATTATTCCACTCTACTAA